The genomic window ttatttataaattttaattattgagcaaattatatccatgttttaagtaataacatgtaattaagttaacctgcttaattggatcaaatgacgtgagttgagttagatgttaagttacgtaatcacgttgggaaactccttaggttttgtttagtcttccgttgtgttatctaagcttttgataactcattgtatcatcatgttgtgtcttatttataaaaatatatatattgcacTCCATtgtgtgtgttttagctttatcccttcgaggtttcctagtggggcattacaaaaGTCAAGAAGTGGTGGTGAAAAACTCTGCCTCCCTCAAAGACATACAAGATGACATTGATTGAAGGAGAGCCCAGCACAAGTGACATGTGCTATCTCCTTCTACGACAATGGAATAGACACCCCAAATTCTGGTAACCCTAACTTTGTTAAAGATTCAAATAAGAAATTTTTCTCGTATGACAAAATCCTTAGTTTATGTAAGGATTGGAAGGAAGGCAATGCCTCTGCATAGCAGGCCATCTCTTTGTGCCTTTAGTGGTTGGctattttttgctattttttctATGGTCTATGTTGCTGACTCTATCTCTGGTTTAGTTAGTGGTTTTTTGTTGGTTTTGATTTGTTAGGTCCATTTTTTGGCTAGGTGCGCCTCTCTTATGCACCCTAGGTGACACCTTTGGTGTTTATGTAAAAATTTGTATTGTTATGGGCCTATCCTGATTTTATATTAATCAGaacattataaaattatatatttattttatataataaaatgtctataataatttttattatttatttgatcctCAGTATCCATTGTTTCTAATAGATTTGTCTCCATCCAAAATTACATTTGAAAAACACATACCTTTTGCATGGGTTAATATAAACAACATTATCAATGTGACATTTTGTATTGATTTTTAAAGCAATGCCTATATTGAAAATCATGCCAAAACAAAGATAATCCCTTCAATCTAATACATTTAGATctaaatgatgaaaaaataagtgGAAACGAAAGTGTAACATTAATTTATTTAGACAAAAAACAAGtcgtataatatatatttttatttaataacaaGTCATACATTATAAATCTTCACATGTAATTGGTGTAGGTGGAGGATCGCACTACTATCTATGCAATTTGGTATGGGGAGAGGATTGTTGGTATATCCACATGTAGAAACCGAGGCAAAAATATCTCGTTACTCTCTGGGAAGAAAGGCTACCAGAGAAAATGTCGACACTTAAAAGAGGGTAATAGGAAAACTACAAAAATTAGATGATGGAGAATAAACAAATTAGATCATCCTGAAAATATTGGTACACATTGTCGATGATAAGCAATAGGTTGTCCACTTCAAATAAGGGAACGCCTTTGGGTAAAAATCTCacacatcattttttttttgtttatgagtCACGGTTGAAGCGATATTTTTATCTTTTCCTTGGAGCTAAAAACCAGCTGAGTAGACTCGAACCCAATACCTCTCATGTAGGAGGCTTGCAACTAACTGCTacattgtggggtcatccccacACTCATCAAATTTAAACCCTTATAGAAGTCATTCAAATTATTCAACTTCATAAAAACTTATTTTATTTCTACATATTTTTTATACAAATAATATTTATGCCAAAGTTGTTTCTTTATTCGAAATGTATTAGATGACTTCCAAATTGATGACTCTTGTTCATGGAAAGGCGTGCAAGATGATTGcacaatttttttgttgtttgacCTTCCATACATCTTTGGTGTACCCATtacacaccaagatgcaattgctagttttaaacatattaaattataaaaaaatattataattatttcatgTTCAAAATTCATAttctataataataaaaatatttcgtAACAAGAATCTTTCATGATTTATTATAAATATCTACTTCATTTAGAAAGCATTGCATCATGGAGCCAATTGCTAAAGTGCGCTATATAGTTAGCTTGTTGTCCTATCATGCTCATTCAAACTTCAACTACCACCAACTAACAAATGGATGGTCCTAAGTGGTCCATATAAAATTTAGCTTAACATTCTAAGAACACTTCTCACTAGAAATGGTATTGTGAAAAAGTACATGATTCAAGTTACAcccttaaccttaaccttaaattATTGATTAATAAATATCTATTTCATAATAAATTGTTGATTAATAAATATCTATTTCATAATAAATTGTTGAATATCTTGTTAAAGCGCACCAATAACAATAACTATTGTACCACTTATTAAAACTTGAACAACTATTGTACCACTTATTAAAACTTCAACTATTATATTACGATGATTGTTCTAGTGAGCTTGTTAGGGCTTTTTTTGGTGATCTGAAAAAAAAATTGGATCAGGCGTAGAAAAGATTTAAGAGAAAATGCTTGCGGACAAAATAAAAGGGCGTAACGTTTTGTAAAAGGCGAGAATAGCGTGTTGTGGGATGTCCAATGGGCCTCACTTTCTTCTTTCTCATCAGATGGGCGAAGAAAGAAAGGCACCCACTGCACATCGCACAACAGGAGAGCTCCGCTGCCTTCTTCATCAGTTATGGTTGTCTTTTACAAAACGTTACCACTCTATTACTTTGTCCATTTCCTTCAATTGGATTCACACTCTGACATGGAAGTGGCTTCTCTCCCTCTGTTTGAACTCATTACAGTGGGCGATCGACTCGATGACACCCTTTTTCTGCAAATAGGACAACTACTGTGGGATTGCAACCACATATTTATGCACTGTATATGAATGCTGCGATTACAGTTgggcaaaaccctaaatttttcattCTCTTCAAAATTAGGGAGGCACACTACAGCGAGACACACTCCACAATCGAGATGTTCATTCTAGGAATTATTACCTAGGCAAGGTCATAGAAAATATAgactttctttctcttcttcagGGTTAGGACGTTGATTAAGCATTCAACTTCAAATTTGAGAAACGATTTTCCTCTATTTAAATTACAAGTtatattcaaattattttatttacttaatagtTATATTAAGCTATTGTAGAATTATTTAGGGattattttctttatattttattttattttatttactttatagttatttttattttatttactttatagTGTTTTTTCATAAATATATATCAGCTCTTTGAAAGTTTTTGTTAACACATTCATGTTATTATATTCCATGCCTTTGCTGCCATTGTATTTCCACCTCTTGATATAATAAATGCACCTTCAGCCAGTACATATTTCTCTCCATATTAGCAAGAGTTCTACTACTGTAGGGTATTtggttttctttgttttgtgggACTCCATACCATAAGGAGACAAACCCCCACCATGTCCTTGTGGCATTGTATGCATTGCATCTTCATCATCTATAACCACTCTTTAAGGAAATAATCTGCCAACCATTCAAATGTAGGATACACCTCCTTAATCTCTAGaccttttgcattttgtttcttatATCCTCCTATGCCTATAGGGCTCCAATTTCACAGCAGTGTTTGTTGCCCTTCATCAATGGTGATTTGCTCCAACACAAAAAACATTGGTCTGTCCTTTATTTGTATTTAATCAACATATAACTACAGTAGGAAAACTATCCACTCATAGTCCATACCTATTGCAACTTGCTCCATGTTTGCATGCAGTTTCCACTACAATCTGGAAATACCTCATTTTATCATAGGGGTAATAGCTCAGTGTTGTTCTTGACCAAAGCCGTAAGGTATGGATCTTCCTCCTTGCATCAACATGGCTCCTATGACCATGATAACTTTGTTTCAATCTGAAATGTAAACGGCAAATTAGGTGTTGCTAACAGTGGTGCGTTGCATATCTTCCTCATCAGTTCTTCTAAAACATTTTTACGCTTAACCCCAAACAAACGGCCTAATGCTTGGTTGCAAGGCATAAAGAAATGTTGCCATTTCATAGATACAACAACACATATAAAATGCCTTATTTCCATAACAATGGCCAGCATTGTCCACTTCAATATGGCCTCTATCTTGGTTGGAATTCTCGATGCACCTCCTACCACAAAATCTAGATATATGAGTAATTGTTggaaaaaaaaactttcaaattaACAAGTGTTCATTTTTTTACAAAGCCTTGGATAATTTAAATGATGCAACCGCTCTCACAGGTGCATTTAAAAAAGaggatatcatctaagtagacAATTACAAATGATTCCTGATAGGACACAAAATATTATTCATCAACCTCAAGATAGACAATTAAATATTGGAATGCAGAAAATTGAAATAAATGCAAAGATTTATTAACTTATAAGATCTGTATGAGATTAATGAGATTGAAGAATTTTTATGTATTTGTTCTCTGTGTTGGGTTCGAACTTCTCTTCCCACAAGCAAATCTTGAATATGCATATATACACTTGTTTGTAATCAACCTATTGATGTCTAAAGTTGAGCTAAGCCTGTGTATCAAATAAATGAATAATCAGATATCTGCATCATATTAAAATAAGTCTTATGGTTAGTTACAACTGAAGCAGTTATAACTTCTTTATTTGCTGAGATTAAGTAATCTATTTGTTAGTGGGACAGTTATAACTAGTCACCGATTTGTGGAGGTTATGCTTGATGgaacatttattttttatttttgtttttcatgttcCCCTTTCCTTGTTTTCATGGTATGTTGATTATTAGCTTCTAATACTTCTGCATTGGCTCTAGGTTTGATCTCGGAGTCACACAAGAGAGGGTTCTGAGCAGTGCTTTCACTGTGAGAAAAATCATGTTCTGTAGAATCTTCAAGAGCTTAGATAATTTCCTTTCTTCACTCATCGGCCATACTTGAATCTGTTGCAAATGATTGAAACAGACTATCTCTCCCGAAATCAGGAAGACTTAACTTTGTTTTCCTGTGTGGATTCCTAAACActcattttttatgcatttatagTTGTCCTCCATCACTTGATCATATTCTTTAGCTTCTTTTTCTTTAATGTTATTTTCAGAATCACATTCAGATTTGTGATGAGGTAGATCAAAACTTCTCTTATGACTCTAGCCAACTTGGTATTCAATCTGCCCCTCACTGTAAGATGCTTGTTTGTGTTGTTGCATCTCCTCCAATATTTTGTAAGATGAAGTTAACATAGACACTCCATCACTTTTATATGTTAAGGCATTTGCTTTAGTCTCTTGGTCTTCACGTTTTAACTCATCCATTATAGTATTATAGCTACATTCTGCTTGATTGATTCTGTTCATTCTGAGTAGTTTCTAACATTTATATAAAATATCTTATAAAATTTCTATACATATGGAATGTAGTCATTATGccatttgtaaaagtgttttcttgggAGTGTGATCCTATAAAACCAATAGCTATATTATCTTTTTTTTCTGGTCTGCCATAGTATGTGAAATTAGGTAGGAATTCCTTTATATTAGTATTATTATACATACTGTAGTctatgttaatattattattatcaaatttGGCATACAAACATTATCGGGCTACATATATTAAGCTGTCTTTATTATAACACATCCCTTATGCATACCATACCACCCACAACAGGGATGTTGCTGCTTgtacttaataacagttctgatctgctcTGATCGGTGCTGCAGATAATAtatatttttccttcttttcttttcaatCCTACCTCCTATCCCCCATTGAAGGTATTTGATTCTTCATTTATTCATCATCTCTTAAAGGTCACACCTCTTTGATAAGTCACATCTTCCTCATTCGCATTAGTTCATTATACCAATAACACCCTTAGTGATCGCTGGCAACTTTGGTTGATAATCAATCTTCTTTAAATGTGGCTTCTCGTAATAATTATGTTTTAAGACTTGGTCATTGTCATTAACCTTCTAATAAGTATCTAATAGCAATGGTGGGATCCACAATTCTGGGACACATGCTCTGTAGTTGGCTGACATATGTAGGATTCAGAGTGGGGTCTACTGGGTTGCCGTAAATTCTGTTTGAAAATTGGCTGCAGTGAGAAAACCCCACTGTGTGCACCCCTGAAAATAGAAGAAAACACGGAATagtaaaagatttttaaaaaaatgtatttatagAATTCTATATCTAAAACATAAACCCACTTATTACGTTTTAAGATATAAAGTATACTAACTAATTTAGGTGATTACAATTATTAGGTAGAATAATTTGTTAGTAGATAGAGCAATCATATCTGTCGGAGATAATCCCTTGCTTCTGAAGAGAGAGACCAACTGAACGAGATTGAATGAACCCTTTGGCAGGTTTCCATTGACTCTGGATGCTTGAGATATGAGTCCATTTCTTCTCCCTAACTCCACACTATTCCTTGGACCTCCAACCTGGATATAACAAGGAAAAAAATATAACTCCTTAAGTAATCAGCAATTGAAAGCATTCTTGAAAATCCAAAACAGATAATTAAATGTTTTAAGAGAAATAGGTTTGATTCTTTAAGTATACATGCATTTACAACTTCAGTCATGTTTTTCTTAAAATTTCTATGGTAGCAGCAATTGAAGACAATAAAAGTTCGTTGATCCATAATGTTAAGCATAATGCCACAACAATTGCTTTTGGTAGCATCAATTTTAAGTCAAGTGCCTAGGCAAGAAAGGATGCTTAAATCCAGAAGGTAATGTGGGTGAAGCAAGGGATAAATTAAGGCAAAGTGTGTGAGGCCTTAAGCAGATATATGTAGTTACATGAAAACCAGGgtgttaattttagcaatcaaaTTGACAATGATAAAAAgaaaacacaaacacaaaacacaaagataccctgggaaaacctccctcttggaggtgaaaaaacccAGCAAGAAATCTCAAATCGGATAAACTACAACATTGCCCTTCTAGGGCATACAAATAACTTATCTGATTCATAGTTCAAATCAGACTTGAACAATTGCCCAGAATATAGATTACAGATCATATACTGAAGTTCGCTTTCCCTAGAATGGATGTCGCTCAGCCTGAAGTAGATTCGACAACCTTGGATTAGGTTCGACACCCTTGGAGCAGGCTCACCAGACCTAGGAGCAGGTTCGACACGCCTAGGAATATGTTCGCCCAACTAGAAGATAATTCATTGACTAATTCGCTGTCATAGATCAACTTGAGGATGATGATTGCAGAAGTTCGCACATAGCAGAGATAGGATTCGctcattgattgatttttgatgactTGTGATTCACAAGTCATCTTACATATATATGAATTCATtgttggccatttagtggaattgattatgtgttgcattgatgtcaacactaattgtttggatgctttattggcacccttcttgtctcggtaggttgagtggtttctagttaacttggatccgacatgatccggtaggctccggtatcgTCTAGTgatgaaattgacttgttcatgatgcttatactcatatttggttagttggttttgggcTCATGATTGGATGCTACcgtgcttgcttagaagattggtttctggttccgacgagggtttcaccgatagagcttttgatggagatcttttggtgaattgcataagtggtattggcaCAGCTTCTGATggatttttaggatgttgttggtgatcatgttcaagacttgctGGTTGGAGATCATTTCTGaagtgtatggacctatacttggtccttgttgatctaagttatggatcggctttaatgtaacatgtggataggacctatggatgtatttctgggatgttttatgtgttgatattatttgttttgtctaaggccaacatggtttgtaattatgtaatcggtttattatctggtggccgacctgattgtctatggttgagggtttgtataaattgatgtaagatctcattgtagatcatcatggttaatgtaagaggtcatggtcaaggaatgtaatgtgcgaataatgtaaaatcattcaggtagaggagttggtcaatcattggagatcgaattgggtttatgtaagaggatttaatcctccggtattgagcttaactagatctgtactcaggcataggagatgctatcttttgcagttcaacacttctccggattgtagtatggatttgtatgtagtcagtgaggctccttttgtgatgagtagtgcgtgctaggttgttggcctttttgcaagtgcaagccccttcattgtaattcacatacttactgtagaagtattatctgactgtgggtaggcttcccaccatggcttttccctttaccaggttttccatgtacaaatcttggtgttatgtggatggcctTTATTCTGTGATTAcagtttatgcttaattggtttatctgttattctggtattaatgttttgggtttcggtattaaagtttaaattgctaatggttcttgtaatctgtgacaactagttcacaccccccccccccttctcagttgtcttccagttatctaaactatctaGCATTCATCCTATACTAAACCTTGGTCGACCACCTTAGATTTTGGCGCCAAATTACAATTAAATCAAATCTTTTATTTGTACAAGTTATGTataaataggtcttgacctattcaTAATTACAAGTTATGTATTAACCAATTCGCTCTATTTAGGGCCTGCCCTTAATCGGATATCGAGCTGAGATTTCTAAATAtcaaggccgacaggccacttTGACATTTGTGTACTAGGTCGGCCCCCAGAAGGGATCCTACCTAGCTACAAAAAAAAACAACAATCCCAATTTTCATCCAGACACATAAACCATTTCTAGGTAGTCTTTGGCTAGGAAGATCAGTTAAACACTATATAATATAgtgatggtttgtatattgatgtTCATTCAAATCCATCTTATGTGAATAACCATGCATCAATTGTCACGTTCCATTTCCATAACTCTATAAACACAAAATAAACATGGTTGTATTAGTAATCAAGTTATGGCCCTAGCCCTCAAAACTCTTTAGGATTCTATTTTATAAATTTTCGAGGATTACCCACCAATTGTATAACATCTCTTGTAGCGATTGCTAGTATATCAACACTAGACATGGTTTTGGGACACATATTCTCTACAACTTGCTTTGCTTTGACTATAGTATCAAATCCGTCACCAACCAGGGACAAGTTGTCCTGAAAGTCTTTCTCCACCGAATTATTTGTAGTAGATTGGATCATCACAGAGGCATCACATCCCTGTCACACAAAAAAGTAACAGATAATTTCGCATTACTAAATTCCTGAGATGCATACCGTGGCACAAGATGTTAGACATGGTGAGATCATTTAGAGATATCAAGTTTCAATGATCGATAATGTTGTTCATTATTTTGCTtggatctaggtttgtggcttcaTACGACGACTGTatctcactttttatgcataattACTTGAATAATTCACTTTTGTAccctaatattttaataattacaaTTCAATTCAAAGGGAAAGAAGAGCCCCATTTAGGGGGCCTAGAATTTGATTAGAATCTTGGTCTATTAGGCTAGGATCTATCAAAATCATGtctttccctaatgtgatggtcattgagtaaaattagtggtttattatattttatggaGAAACCATAATATTTCACCATTACATAGCCTTAGTGTacatataaaaatatcaaattgTACAACAAACTATAAAATAGTTGCATTTCTATCATTCCAATTATTGAAGAGAATTTTAATCTCAAAAGAATTACAGATATCTTTACACTTAAATAGGAGACGATGCTAGTATCCTAGTAAAACTATATTCCAAAAAAATGTAGGAAACTGAAAAGGTCTAAAAAATCATGAATCCAATATTAATCAACATGAGCTCTATAAAAGAGCTAGAAAAGGTGCTTAAGATTCTCGAACTCCCCACAAAATGGACCAAAGCACTGGGAACCCCAAATAGGGCCAAAAGGGAACTGTTAGGGACACCTTAATAGAGAATACACAATATAAAATGAGCCAACTTAGTTTGAGGAATGTTCAACCCAACACAAACTTGTAGGATTTGGCAAGATCAATCTTATTCAATATGTAAAGTTGTGAAAGTTGGGCCTATCCCATAATTACCAAGGAACAACAAtattattgaaaaaatattttgatttgatgAAGCTATTTATTCCAAGACAAGTTAACTATGGAAGCATAGGTTGGTGTTTAAAAGTTGGTATTTTTCCTGTAATTTTATAAGAGACAATGGGTAATATGCCTCCAATTGTAGATATCTTATTAATCTCCAACTTTTTCTATCTGAATTTAATGCTTCTCTTCTTAGTTAAATATCCTAGAGACTTGGAAGGGTGAAGATAAAACTTATGAGAGCCACCATCTATAGTGTCCCAAAAACATTTATAAATTTGACAAAGGAATATTTAGTACCAAAAGAATTACATACCAAACATAGAGAAAATAACCTCCCAAAAACCATCTTTGGTGCGAAGTTATTTATAAACAGCAATCTAGGAATTCAAGACCTAACAACGAACTAATATAGGGTATTAGTGTAGAGAAATAAACTAGGCTTGAGTATTCTCCTCAATAACCAAAAATTTCTCATAATGTTTGTAAGAGCCTTGATAATGTCAATGTGATTTTTATAACATTTTTCCCCTCCTCGATTTACTTAATTACTTGAGAGTAACTGTAGAAATGTACAACCTATTTCCTATTATGTGCTAGTGAAGTTAGGTTTTGATTCATGATCCCCTAGTTGTGTGAGAACTAGTGTTCTATTTGTAGTGGTGATGCTAAGAATCTTGAAGTtgagaaacataaaaaaaatggttGACCCTCTAGAGTGATCATGTATCGATAGAGGTCCAAGATATTACCCTCATAGAAATAATAGTGAAAGTGCATGTGGGACATGGATCTAAGGTTTAAAGATATTACAAGTGCAATTATGCGGATTTGTAACTAAGTACCAACATGTTGAGATAAAAATGAGTCATCATAGCTTTGGACTTGGTAACTATCCActtaatataaaattttatttaaaatctctcaaaagaaaaatatgaaaaacGTGACTCTACCAAAAATGAGCAAAACCtagcaaaataaaataattattgagcTGATATCATTGTATGATCTATGAATTTTATCACTTTGTTAAGCCTATTTCATAAATAAATCCATGTGTAGCACATCATTTAATGCTTGCAGTGGccaaaaaagggatcaaatgccctAGTTAATTGTGCTTGAAATACCATACCGCTCTTTCATAACCTTTCTAGTGCATATGGAATGCCTTGAATTTATCTTACTCCATCTCTATCATATGAAATTCCTTAAAGAAAACCCAATTCGCACTTGGTAACGAATAGGAAAACTgctgtatgtaaaattcatcattattcaattaTAAATAAAGGGAAATAATGAATCCCTATCTACCCAAGGAATCCtaaataaaccaataaaataatgcaaaacaaagtaataggaatataaatattcaattaaaactccctattccatgatcgcatatgacttccattgttcttctattctctgtggtatgatggctctcaaatatcacgctagtaacctacaagtgacacaaagattcgaagttcgtgattattgaaaatggagattgaatgctcaatttatagattattggagaggattgaatgagaggtggaacataatgatcaagaggtggaacttaggtgagctcacatgttgatcgATAGTTGAAttactgatttggaggtggaacaaaatagattgaatagttaattgagttaactaattgagaaaaaagttgattggaaaatagaaaaaaaatgattgcaggagaattaaagaatgatgtaattaatcaattaaaatagattgaatagttaactgagaTGACTGATTGAATGCTTTATGGAAAAAGCaaattggaagatagaaatagagattgaaacgataatgaatttaattaattaattgattgaatgaattaatttagtatgtgcttgcactttgactttgattttcaatttaatctttgcatgagatttacttcaaatattgaatttattttaaattcaatttgttatttcaatatatttagaacttgactttgaatttcattttgatttttaaaaatcatgcacatgtatttgaactagaaaaaaatagaagaatttggagagttaaatgaaattagaagaataaatgaaattaaataaaattagaatttggggatttggaatttgaattagaagaataaattagttaattaaataatttaaagaaattatttaattatttagaaattgaattcaattaaataataaggattatttaaattaaagg from Cryptomeria japonica unplaced genomic scaffold, Sugi_1.0 HiC_scaffold_102, whole genome shotgun sequence includes these protein-coding regions:
- the LOC131865142 gene encoding peroxidase 51-like, with protein sequence QGCDASVMIQSTTNNSVEKDFQDNLSLVGDGFDTIVKAKQVVENMCPKTMSSVDILAIATRDVIQLVGGPRNSVELGRRNGLISQASRVNGNLPKGSFNLVQLVSLFRSKGLSPTDMIALSGVHTVGFSHCSQFSNRIYGNPVDPTLNPTYVSQLQSMCPRIVDPTIAIRYLLEDTVMGSDTIAAANGAIDVIAIAGGIAGLLGGMMGIVGGCAEIFSLDGVLAMVFDAAFIIKGDLFVVG